A genomic stretch from Thermomonospora umbrina includes:
- a CDS encoding HD-GYP domain-containing protein: protein MRGLPPAAWAYVSVVVASAAAAIATTPFRKLELPVLAVLAGLFLICDSAPAKLNVERARVSLSYAASLASVVLLGPGGAALVGLTAIVTGQRFFAPVKRLFNGAQFALSGYAAGLVFTSLGAPPYRPGDPRWVESVIGPFLGALVTFVTVNLLLMAGILLISRQAAWQELLRESGELVFGCLGYGMFGLLIAGLWQKGGVFAAVLVLLPLFIARWALAQTHAQQQAHTATLAALCQAVETKDYYTRGHSERVSRGSVMIAQEIGMRPDRVEAIRYAGMLHDVGKLGVPTKVLQKTGPLTEEEFAAIQLHPMRGLEIVREIGFLDEALAGIMHHHEKMNGRGYPMGLAGDEIPEFARVISVADAFDSMTSNRSYRAARSKEEAIEELRRGAGDHFDPAIVDAFLKALTRDGWEPPRPVVLPEDDVVETTQQDHDDPSVPIKIAGA from the coding sequence ATGCGGGGACTTCCTCCCGCTGCCTGGGCGTACGTCAGCGTGGTCGTCGCGTCCGCCGCGGCGGCCATCGCCACCACGCCCTTCCGGAAACTCGAGCTGCCCGTGCTGGCGGTGTTGGCCGGGCTGTTCCTGATCTGCGACTCCGCGCCCGCCAAGCTCAACGTGGAGCGTGCCCGCGTCTCGCTGAGCTATGCGGCCAGCCTCGCGTCGGTGGTGCTGCTCGGCCCGGGCGGGGCGGCACTGGTCGGGCTCACCGCCATCGTCACCGGTCAGCGGTTCTTCGCCCCGGTCAAGCGGCTGTTCAACGGGGCCCAGTTCGCGCTCAGCGGCTACGCGGCCGGGCTGGTGTTCACCTCCCTCGGCGCCCCCCCGTACAGGCCCGGGGATCCGCGCTGGGTGGAGAGCGTCATCGGCCCCTTCCTGGGCGCGCTGGTCACGTTCGTCACCGTCAACCTGCTGCTGATGGCCGGGATCCTGCTGATCAGCCGTCAGGCGGCGTGGCAGGAGCTGCTGCGCGAGAGCGGCGAGCTGGTCTTCGGGTGCCTCGGGTACGGCATGTTCGGGCTGCTCATCGCCGGGCTGTGGCAGAAGGGCGGGGTGTTCGCCGCCGTGCTGGTGCTGCTGCCGCTGTTCATCGCGCGCTGGGCGCTGGCCCAGACGCACGCCCAACAGCAGGCGCACACCGCCACCCTGGCCGCGCTGTGCCAGGCGGTGGAGACCAAGGACTACTACACCCGGGGCCACAGCGAACGGGTCTCCCGCGGCTCGGTGATGATCGCCCAGGAGATCGGCATGCGCCCCGACCGGGTGGAGGCCATCCGGTACGCCGGGATGCTGCACGACGTCGGCAAGCTGGGCGTCCCCACCAAGGTGCTGCAGAAGACCGGGCCGCTCACCGAGGAGGAGTTCGCCGCGATCCAGCTCCATCCGATGCGCGGGCTGGAGATCGTCCGGGAGATCGGGTTCCTCGACGAGGCGCTGGCAGGGATCATGCACCACCACGAGAAGATGAACGGCCGCGGCTACCCGATGGGGCTGGCCGGCGACGAGATCCCCGAGTTCGCCCGGGTGATCTCGGTGGCCGACGCGTTCGACTCGATGACCTCCAACCGCTCCTACCGGGCCGCCCGCAGCAAGGAGGAGGCCATCGAGGAGCTGCGGCGGGGCGCCGGCGACCACTTCGACCCGGCGATCGTCGACGCCTTCCTGAAGGCGTTGACCAGGGACGGCTGGGAGCCGCCCCGGCCGGTGGTGCTGCCGGAGGACGACGTGGTGGAGACGACCCAGCAGGACCACGACGACCCGAGTGTGCCGATCAAGATAGCGGGCGCGTGA
- a CDS encoding HD domain-containing protein produces MSAPAGARPNRRPGWQGIDSGQLLVIAAAALILLAALAELAAGGLVQPEYAVIFGVLVAIGELFRMVMPGNREVAPIGSAAALGYALLTTVGPETAAHPPLQVVAVAAGGMFVGSLPHIAVGRSPRPDAMARRLLTISIVALCFRPVAGLGLKWTALLCVMAVTVVLSCLIEVCIAALIRAEAVRARYGIALRDEIGAKLALCAATGATAMLIAVATAVMGRSALLVFTAPILVTQFAFRRYAGIRATYLQTVRALSRVTEVGGYVEAGHSRRVSRLAVAMGRELGMAEEELLELEYAALMHDIGQLSLGDPIPGGATVLASPAEQRRIAELGADVIKETGVLDRVAYIVRRQADPYRDTLPDAPPPPPLASRIIKAANAYDDLVGDSTDRDRGAAVLERLRLDSAAEYDPTVVEALGRVADRRPRS; encoded by the coding sequence GTGAGCGCCCCCGCGGGGGCCCGGCCGAACCGTCGGCCGGGCTGGCAGGGCATCGACTCCGGCCAGCTCCTGGTGATCGCGGCGGCGGCGCTGATCCTGCTGGCGGCGCTGGCCGAGCTGGCCGCCGGCGGGCTGGTGCAGCCCGAGTACGCGGTGATCTTCGGCGTGCTGGTGGCGATCGGCGAGCTGTTCCGGATGGTGATGCCGGGCAACCGGGAGGTCGCGCCGATCGGCAGCGCCGCGGCCCTCGGCTACGCCCTGCTGACCACCGTCGGTCCCGAGACCGCGGCGCATCCGCCGCTCCAGGTCGTCGCGGTCGCCGCCGGCGGGATGTTCGTCGGGTCGCTGCCGCACATCGCGGTGGGCCGCTCGCCCCGCCCGGACGCGATGGCGCGCCGGCTGCTCACCATCTCCATCGTGGCGCTGTGCTTCCGCCCGGTGGCGGGGCTGGGCCTGAAGTGGACGGCGCTGCTGTGCGTGATGGCGGTGACCGTGGTGCTGTCCTGCCTCATCGAGGTGTGCATCGCCGCGCTGATCCGCGCCGAGGCCGTCCGCGCCCGGTACGGGATCGCGCTCCGCGACGAGATCGGCGCGAAGCTGGCGCTGTGCGCGGCGACGGGGGCCACCGCCATGCTGATCGCGGTGGCGACCGCGGTGATGGGGCGGTCGGCGCTGCTGGTCTTCACCGCGCCGATCCTGGTCACCCAGTTCGCGTTCCGTCGGTACGCGGGCATCCGGGCCACCTACCTGCAGACCGTACGGGCCCTGTCGCGGGTCACCGAGGTCGGCGGCTACGTGGAGGCGGGGCACTCGCGCCGGGTCTCCCGGCTGGCCGTGGCGATGGGCCGGGAGCTGGGGATGGCCGAGGAAGAACTCCTGGAGCTGGAGTACGCGGCGCTGATGCACGACATCGGCCAGCTCTCCCTCGGCGACCCGATCCCCGGGGGCGCGACCGTGCTGGCCTCCCCGGCGGAGCAGCGCCGCATCGCCGAGCTGGGCGCGGACGTCATCAAGGAGACCGGGGTGCTCGACCGGGTGGCGTACATCGTCCGCCGCCAGGCCGACCCGTACCGCGACACCCTCCCGGACGCGCCACCGCCGCCGCCGCTGGCCAGCCGCATCATCAAGGCGGCCAACGCCTACGACGACCTGGTCGGCGACTCCACCGACCGCGACCGGGGCGCGGCCGTGCTGGAACGGCTGCGGCTGGACTCGGCCGCAGAGTACGACCCCACGGTGGTGGAGGCCCTCGGCCGCGTCGCCGACCGCCGCCCGCGGAGCTGA